The proteins below are encoded in one region of Fulvia fulva chromosome 9, complete sequence:
- a CDS encoding Trichothecene efflux pump TRI12: MADDKSIESHHDEKVMPDHLEDLERTHTKIDVIHVTQKLPYGEINFIGTYMACLLACCASFAGFIMPITSLQLIERDLGVSENAVWIALGWILLSAVSFVLLGRLSDIFGRRWFFTGTTISALIGCIIGATATNINVLIAASVFPGLGSAGQLSANYSLGELVPVRHRFAINGFIFLATLPFSGLGPYLARLMIVNTGPSWRSIYYLIIGLNAASTVCWVLFYHPPKFQGLHRDRTVREELAEMDFGGIFLYVAGFFLFLLGLAWGGSVHPWTSAYVLAPLIIGFFTLVGFLFYEMYMGLRRPLIPMHLFKNKDFVIVNILSAVGGVVYYSANSLVASCIGGGVCAGQFLGSWLAVPGGMLRLKLIFVSCGLCAFIAGLAGATNSQAIGSALAVCGGLCVRLLEVVVSTVVTIVIDDQSEIGTAAGVFDGIRAAAGVLATAIYSSVLMNKLAGYTKSTVAPAVVQAGLPLESLPAFLTALSSGSLPALEAVPGVTPAAIQAGVATFTEAYAKSFKVVWLGTLAFGLLAVIASIFTTNIDDRLSHDVVRRLDGGKNTDLENGEKLEKLDS; encoded by the exons ATGGCCGACGACAAATCTATCGAATCTCATCACGATGAGAAGGTCATGCCAGATCACCTCGAAGACCTCGAGCGTACACACACCAAGATTGACGTGATTCACGTCACCCAGAAGCTTCCATATGGCGAAATCAACTTCATCGGCACGTACATGGCCTGCTTGCTGGCATGTTGTGCTTCCTTCGCAGGCTTCATTATGCCCATCACTTCACTCCAGCTCATCGAGCGCGACTTGGGCGTCTCCGAGAACGCAGTCTGGATTGCACTTGGCTGGATCTTACTCTCAGCTGTGTCCTTCGTTCTGTTAGGCCGCCTCTCCGACATCTTTGGCCGTCGCTGGTTCTTTACAGGCACCACGATATCTGCTCTCATTGGTTGCATCATTGGGGCCACGGCGACCAACATCAATGTACTGATCGCAGCATCGGTGTTCCCTGGTCTGGGCTCCGCTGGGCAGCTCAGTGCCAACTACTCCCTCGGAGAGCTTGTGCCCGTCCGCCATCGTTTCGCCATCAATGGATTCATCTTCCTGGCTACGCTGCCATTCTCTGGCCTCGGGCCGTACCTGGCCCGCCTCATGATTGTCAATACTGGGCCAAGCTGGAGATCGATCTACTACCTGATCATTGGACTGAACGCAGCTTCGACTGTATGCTGGGTCCTCTTCTACCACCCGCCCAAGTTTCAAGGTCTCCATCGTGACCGGACAGTTCGCGAGGAGCTAGCAGAGATGGACTTTGGAGGAATCTTTCTATACGTTGCCGGATTCTTCTTGTTCCTCCTGGGTCTTGCATGGGGAGGCTCCGTACATCCATGGACTTCGGCATACGTCTTAGCACCGTTGATCATCGGCTTCTTTACACTCGTTGGCTTCTTGTTCTACG AGATGTACATGGGTCTGCGCCGCCCACTTATTCCAATGCACCTATTCAAGAACAAGGACTTTGTCATAGTCAACATACTCTCCGCTGTTGGTGGCGTGGTGTACTACTCGGCAAACA GTCTCGTTGCCAGTTGCATTGGAGGCGGCGTATGTGCTGGCCAATTTCTGGGCTCCTGGCTCGCTGTTCCTGGAGGAATGCTGCGACTGAAGCTAATCTTCGTCTCATGTGGGCTATGCGCATTTATTGCCGGCCTTGCCGGAGCGACCAATAGCCAAGCCATCGGCTCTGCTTTGGCTGTCTGCGGTGGACTCTGTGTCAGGCTGCTCGAAGTTGTTGTGTCTACGGTAGTCACAATAGTCATCGATGACCAGTCAGAGATTGGAACTGCTGCGGGAGTCTTTGATGGAATACGCGCAGCAGCCGGCGTACTGGCGACCGCCATCTATTCGTCAGTCTTGATGAACAAGCTGGCAGGCTACACTAAGAGCACCGTGGCACCTGCTGTCGTACAAGCCGGCCTACCTCTGGAGTCTCTTCCGGCTTTTCTCACTGCTTTGTCCTCGGGAAGCCTTCCAGCATTGGAAGCCGTTCCTGGAGTTACTCCTGCAGCAATCCAAGCTGGTGTTGCAACCTTCACGGAAGCATACGCCAAAAGCTTCAAGGTTGTTTGGCTCGGCACTCTGGCATTCGGCCTTCTAGCTGTGATTGCATCAATCTTCACAACAAATATCGATGATAGACTGTCTCATGACGTTGTACGACGTCTAGATGGAGGCAAGAACACTGATTTGGAAAACGGGGAGAAGCTGGAGAAGTTGGACTCTTAA
- a CDS encoding Putative sterigmatocystin biosynthesis monooxygenase stcW codes for MQDNPEYYLKYRKNVETEMVALGEFFHRNTPDSDAARKYAEGLMKARLGGNDQLASKLLPTTFPVGCKRLHNGYLEALVQPNVTVFTDGGLERVTPTGFVDPQGEHHDVDIIICATGFNTSWVPRFPIIAHGVNLQDIYTDKAVGYVGVAAPSMPNYLTIYGPYGPIGQGSAMPVIEAFVNYILQLIQHVQEEDVKSVTPRQQVIDQYAEHADLFNSRTVYNGDCRSWFKGNKKEGRIVLHPGTRNQYLLLMSKPRLQGYDFTYRSGNMWNWLGNGQTTRDYDGRDLTWYIGKIEGQDVQQLYDTPKFLYKPETNNTAEN; via the exons ATGCAGGACAATCCTGAGTACTATCTCAAATACCGCAAGAATGTCGAGACAGAAATGGTTGCTCTTGGCGAGTTTTTTCATCGGAACACACCAGACTCAGATGCTGCTCGCAAG TATGCAGAGGGACTCATGAAGGCTAGATTGGGTGGCAATGATCAATTGGCTTCGAAGCTCCTGCCTACCACTTTTCCGGTCGGTTGCAAACGCCTAC ACAACGGCTACCTCGAAGCACTGGTACAGCCGAACGTGACCGTCTTCACTGATGGTGGCCTTGAGAGAGTGACGCCCACAGGATTCGTGGATCCGCAAGGGGAACACCACGATGTGGACATCATTATCTGCGCG ACTGGCTTCAACACTTCTTGGGTTCCTCGATTTCCCATCATTGCCCACGGCGTCAATCTCCAAGACATCTACACTGACAAGGCAGTCGGGTATGTTGGAGTTGCGGCGCCATCTATGCCCAACTATTTGACAATCTATGGTCCATACGGCCCAATCGGACAGGGCAGCGCTATGCCTGTAATCGAAGCGTTTGTCAACTACATCCTACAACTCATCCAGCACGTCCAGGAAGAAGATGTCAAGAGTGTGACTCCCAGGCAGCAGGTCATCGATCAGTATGCTGAGCACGCGGACCTCTTCAACAGCCGTACTGTATACAACGGCGATTGTCGGAGCTGGTTCAAGGGCAACAAAAAGGAAGGCCGGATTGTGTTGCATCCTGGAACTCGGAACCAGTACTTGCTTCTGATGTCGAAGCCGCGGCTACAGGGGTATGACTTCACATACCGATCCGGCAACATGTGGAACTGGCTGGGTAATGGTCAAACAACGCGAGACTATGACGGCCGCGACTTGACTTGGTACATTGGAAAGATTGAGGGCCAGGACGTCCAACAGCTATATGACACTCCCAAATTTCTGTACAAGCCGGAGACGAATAACACAGCAGAGAATTAG
- a CDS encoding FAD-binding monooxygenase aflW encodes MHVFLGVECGKAHPSTSYSSWDEILAYFQGITTKSELYKYIKLQHKFESAIWNEDEGIWTVKVKDLVTGDVFNDWVHIVINGTGILNNWKWPDVPGLHDFKGDLFHSAVWQTDYDLKNKSVAVIGNGSSGIQIVAAIQPGETYFAKLPPSTFFSDNSTEVKSLVTFIRSPTWITAGFAQSHAGPGGKNYAFSQAQKDEFRGNAGHYSEYRKGIEGELNARFKFVIADSPEQEEARQFSKLEMQTKLKDEKILKHLMPDNFAVGCRMLTPGNGYLEALTEDNVRVVVDSIQNVQANGILLKNGELLEVDTIICATGFDLSFCPRFDLIGRDGIAIHEK; translated from the exons ATGCATGTATTTCTTGGGGTAGAATGTGGGAAAGCTCATCCATCAACTAGCTACTCCTCATGGGACGAGATCTTGGCCTATTTCCAGGGGATCACGACCAAGTCCGAGCTTTACAAGTACATCAAACTGCAACATAAGTTCGAGTCAGCGATCTGGAATGAAGACGAAGGGATCTGGACAGTCAAGGTAAAGGATCTAGTGACAGGGGATGTCTTCAACGATTGGGTACATATCGTGATCAACGGCACGGGTATTTTGAA CAACTGGAAATGGCCAGATGTCCCTGGACTGCACGATTTCAAGGGCGACCTCTTCCACTCTGCCGTGTGGCAGACTGACTATGACCTGAAGAACAAAAGCGTAGCGGTCATTGGGAACGGTTCTTCCGGCATCCAGATTGTGGCAGCTATTCAACCTGGTGAGACCTACTTTGCAAAACTACCTCCCTCGACATTCTTCTCTGACAACAGTACAGAAGTCAAATCCCTTGTAACATTCATCCGATCACCGACTTGGATCACGGCTGGGTTCGCACAAAGCCACGCAGGTCCGGGTGGCAAGAACTACGCTTTCTCACAGGCGCAGAAAGATGAATTCCGCGGCAACGCTGGCCACTATAGTGAGTATCGGAAAGGTATCGAGGGCGAGCTGAATGCTAGGTTCAAGTTT GTCATCGCCGATAGTCCAGAGCAAGAAGAAGCGAGACAATTCTCCAAGCTGGAGATGCAGACAAAGCTCAAAGACGAGAAGATTCTCAAGCATCTGATGCCAGACAACTTTGCAGTCGGGTGTCGAATGCTCACGCCTGGAAATGGATACCTGGAGGCACTCACGGAAGACAATGTCAGGGTTGTCGTTGACTCGATTCAGAATGTCCAAGCAAATGGCATCCTGCTCAAGAATGGAGAGCTTCTGGAAGTGGATACGATCATCTGTGCGACTGGCTTTGACCTATCCTTCTGTCCTCGCTTCGACCTCATCGGTCGCGATGGCATAGCCATACACGAGAAGTGA
- a CDS encoding Putative sterigmatocystin biosynthesis monooxygenase stcW has product MNRPLLTNLPTVFLGPNAPVGHGSVLPIIEHSTKYIISMMKKIQAQDIKAVAPKEEAVKDFSEHIHELMKRTAWATPCRSWFKRGTIDGPIVALHPGSRIHWFHMLQNVRFEDWEYRYFTKNRFQYLGNGFSTKEGPGKDTTWYFDNSEEGYTDY; this is encoded by the coding sequence ATGAACCGCCCTTTGCTAACCAACCTCCCCACAGTGTTTCTAGGCCCCAACGCTCCCGTCGGACACGGATCAGTCTTACCCATCATAGAACACAGCACAAAGTACATCATCAGCATGATGAAGAAGATCCAAGCCCAAGACATCAAAGCGGTGGCACCAAAGGAAGAAGCCGTAAAGGACTTCAGCGAGCACATCCACGAGTTGATGAAGCGTACCGCCTGGGCGACCCCTTGCCGAAGCTGGTTCAAGAGGGGAACCATCGACGGTCCGATCGTCGCACTTCATCCTGGGAGCAGGATTCACTGGTTCCACATGCTGCAGAATGTTCGGTTTGAGGATTGGGAGTATCGGTATTTCACCAAGAATAGGTTCCAGTACCTTGGGAATGGGTTTTCTACGAAGGAAGGGCCCGGGAAGGATACGACGTGGTATTTTGATAATTCTGAGGAGGGGTATACTGATTATTGA
- a CDS encoding Short-chain dehydrogenase srdC gives MGLHFPGVAFVTGAGSGIGRATALLFAKEGCRRIAIADLNKHALVKVQSEIESEHADIKVEVHHIDLTSEESVDGAIKNVAKSFGRIDYACNAAGVLMPGPTDSVTVESFDMQQRVNLRGTWLCQRAEIKQMLTQEPLKADDSRFAARGSIANVASMLSFIAYDHLPAYTASKHAILGFTRTDGLRYAKDLIRVNAICPGVIRTPLLGQLPEETEGTVDKQVSGMVSEMAIGRFGLPEEVAECLVWATCGRASLVTGSTLSPNGGMVGA, from the exons ATGGGGCTCCACTTTCCTGGCGTTGCTTTCGTGACCGGTGCCGGATCTG GCATTGGTCGTGCCACAGCTCTTCTGTTCGCAAAGGAAGGCTGCAGGCGTATCGCTATCGCTGATCTCAACAAACACGCTCTCGTCAAAGTCCAAAGCGAGATTGAGAGCGAACATGCAGATATCAAGGTCGAAGTACACCACATAGACCTAACGTCCGAAGAGTCGGTAGACGGCGCTATCAAGAATGTGGCGAAGTCATTCGGCCGCATCGATTACGCGTGTAACGCCGCTGGAGTCCTCATGCCTGGGCCAACAGATTCCGTCACAGTGGAGTCCTTCGACATGCAGCAACGAGTCAACCTTCGTGGAACATGGCTCTGCCAACGCGCAGAAATCAAACAAATGCTCACGCAAGAACCCCTCAAAGCCGACGACTCCCGTTTCGCAGCAAGGGGCTCAATCGCAAACGTGGCATCAATGCTATCCTTCATCGCCTACGACCATTTACCCGCATATACGGCCAGCAAGCACGCCATCCTGGGCTTCACGAGGACGGATGGGCTCAGATATGCTAAAGATTTGATCCGTGTTAATGCGATCTGTCCCGGTGTGATTCGGACTCCTTTGCTAGGGCAACTTCCGGAGGAGACGGAGGGGACGGTGGATAAGCAGGTTTCGGGGATGGTGAGTGAGATGGCGATTGGGAGGTTTGGGCTGCCGGAGGAGGTCGCGGAGTGTCTTGTTTGGGCTACGTGTGGGAGGGCGAGTTTGGTTACGGGGTCGACTTTGTCGCCTAATGGGG GGATGGTTGGTGCTTGA
- a CDS encoding FAD-binding monooxygenase moxY yields the protein MKFNEVVQSREWDEEEGLWHVSVRNALTGQIINDTCHVLIGANGLLNSWKYPPDANVQDFRGRLIHTARWPDDYGPEQWANDRVAVLGSGASAIQVVPTIQPHVKHLDVFVRTPVWFAEIAGHSGENTDYAPEERERLRNDTEALVTTAKSIEDGLNGIQGIKAMMTSSAESQMVRKLFQTRMREYLTDDKIYRPLLPDFAVGCRRLTPGNPFMKAIQKPNVSLHKAAVNQVRGSTVIGDNGDEVEVDTLTCATGFDVGYVPKYRMQGRGGITLQDTSPGIRSWRVVIYHRTLLMTDWRRSSTLSSLRSRRMGGPREGVAWSMRVLARQRSIVRA from the exons ATGAAGTTCAACGAGGTCGTCCAGAGCCGTGAATGGGACGAAGAGGAAGGATTGTGGCATGTCTCTGTGCGTAATGCGCTCACAGGCCAAATCATCAACGATACCTGCCACGTCCTCATTGGAGCCAATGGTCTGCTCAACTCGTGGAAGTACCCTCCGGACGCCAACGTGCAGGACTTTAGAGGACGGCTCATCCATACGGCAAGGTGGCCTGACGATTATGGGCCGGAGCAGTGGGCCAATGATCGAGTGGCAGTTCTAG GCTCCGGAGCATCGGCCATCCAGGTAGTGCCCACAATACAGCCGCACGTCAAGCACTTAGATGTCTTCGTTCGAACGCCAGTCTGGTTCGCAGAGATTGCGGGGCACTCTGGCGAAAACACCGATT ACGCACCTGAAGAGCGCGAGAGACTCCGGAATGACACAGAAGCTCTGGTGACAACAGCCAAATCAATCGAGGACGGGCTTAATGGGATTCAGGGAATCAAAGCAATGATGACCTCCAGTGCAGAATCCCAGATGGTCCGGAAGCTGTTCCAGACCAGAATGAGAGAGTACCTGACCGACGACAAGATCTATCGACCGCTTCTGCCCGACTTCGCTGTCGGCTGTCGTCGTCTGACACCCGGGAATCCGTTCATGAAAGCTATCCAGAAGCCGAACGTCTCGCTGCACAAAGCTGCTGTCAACCAGGTCCGTGGCAGCACCGTCATCGGTGACAACGGAGATGAGGTCGAGGTCGATACGTTGACATGCGCTACAGGATTCGATGTCGGCTACGTGCCCAAGTACAGAATGCAAGGCCGAGGGGGCATCACATTGCAAGACACTTCACCAGGAATCAGGTCATGGAGGGTGGTGATCTATCACCGTACATTACTTATGACGGACTGGAGAAGAAGTTCTACTCTGTCAAGTCTTCGGTCAAGGAGAATGGGAGGCCCTCGGGAAGGCGTAGCTTGGTCAATGAGGGTCCTAGCTAGACAGAGGAGTATCGTGAGAGCGTAG
- a CDS encoding putative phosphoribomutase → MTTMAQPPVEELAKRWLDLDQDVETRHEIQQLLDENDVTKLELRLRKRIAFGTAGLRSSMKAGFAHMNSLTVLQASLGLADYIIQQNPGDPATLQVAIGYDARHRSEKFARLAATAFLSRGLKVLWFGQHVHTPMVPFAVNEYKAAAGVMVTASHNPKNDNGYKVYWSNGSQIIPPHDSGIAAAIENVKTIPDWDTTRVDNHERASNIFAPASKSYIGHVTELVWPLPSVSDAMPFTYTPMHGVGLVWMKQIAYMLWFRGQFMRVVQAQAEPDPEFPTVPFPNPEEKGALNLAVQEGQKNDSNIIIANDPDADRFSAAERISKGQYHQFTGNQLGILFASHIFETYKGDKSKLAMLASTVSSRMLASMAEKEGFHFQDTLTGFKWLGNVAQDLKKKGLDPAFAYEEAIGFMFPTVVWDKDGIAAAAVFLTAWQRWKKQGMTPWQKLQQLYKTYGYFEDANTYLISPSPDVTNQVFDDIRKSNNGSRPESLGRRKILRWRDLTIGFDSGTTDSKPVLPVDPTAQMIACYLESVVFTVRGSGTEPKIKLYIEAKGESSAATAKQEANEVLQDLLIEWFKPQYGLKLAGS, encoded by the coding sequence ATGACGACCATGGCACAGCCCCCGGTGGAAGAGCTGGCGAAGCGGTGGCTGGACCTCGATCAAGATGTTGAGACCAGGCACGAAATTCAGCAACTGCTTGACGAGAATGATGTGACAAAATTGGAACTTCGTCTACGGAAGAGAATAGCCTTCGGCACTGCTGGCCTACGGTCTTCGATGAAAGCTGGATTCGCACACATGAACTCCCTGACAGTACTTCAAGCATCCCTCGGACTGGCCGACTACATCATCCAGCAGAATCCAGGCGATCCTGCCACACTCCAGGTAGCGATAGGCTACGACGCACGGCATCGATCCGAGAAGTTCGCAAGGCTAGCGGCAACAGCTTTCCTGAGCCGTGGCCTGAAAGTGCTATGGTTCGGGCAGCATGTTCATACCCCAATGGTGCCCTTCGCAGTGAATGAGTACAAGGCCGCCGCGGGAGTGATGGTCACGGCAAGCCATAACCCCAAGAACGACAATGGCTACAAGGTGTACTGGAGCAACGGAAGCCAGATCATTCCGCCTCACGATAGTGGTATCGCAGCCGCGATCGAGAACGTGAAGACAATACCTGACTGGGACACGACTCGTGTTGACAACCATGAACGCGCCTCGAATATCTTTGCACCGGCTTCGAAGTCCTACATCGGTCACGTCACGGAACTGGTCTGGCCGTTGCCTTCAGTATCAGATGCCATGCCATTCACATACACACCCATGCACGGCGTAGGTCTAGTATGGATGAAGCAGATTGCATACATGCTCTGGTTTCGAGGACAGTTCATGCGAGTAGTGCAAGCTCAGGCAGAACCAGACCCAGAATTCCCGACAGTACCATTTCCGAACCCAGAGGAGAAGGGTGCACTCAATCTGGCCGTCCAGGAAGGGCAGAAGAATGACTCGAACATCATAATAGCAAACGATCCGGATGCCGATAGATTTTCAGCAGCAGAGCGAATATCGAAGGGACAGTACCACCAGTTCACTGGAAACCAGCTTGGCATACTCTTCGCCTCCCACATCTTCGAGACTTATAAAGGCGACAAGAGCAAGCTAGCCATGCTCGCCTCGACAGTGTCATCCCGAATGCTTGCAAGCATGGCCGAGAAGGAGGGATTTCACTTCCAAGATACTCTCACTGGCTTCAAATGGCTCGGTAACGTCGCTCAAGACCTGAAGAAGAAAGGCCTCGACCCGGCCTTTGCTTACGAAGAAGCCATCGGCTTCATGTTTCCCACGGTGGTCTGGGACAAAGACGGTATTGCAGCTGCGGCGGTCTTCCTCACAGCATGGCAGCGATGGAAGAAGCAGGGCATGACACCTTGGCAGAAGCTTCAACAGCTGTATAAGACATACGGATACTTTGAAGATGCGAACACATATCTCATATCGCCTAGTCCAGATGTCACGAACCAGGTCTTTGACGACATACGGAAGTCAAACAATGGAAGTCGACCAGAGTCGCTTGGACGACGGAAGATACTGAGATGGCGCGACCTCACTATTGGTTTTGATAGTGGAACGACCGACAGTAAACCGGTGCTACCAGTTGATCCAACGGCGCAGATGATCGCATGTTACCTGGAGAGCGTGGTGTTTACAGTGCGAGGATCTGGAACGGAGCCGAAGATCAAGTTATACATAGAGGCCAAGGGAGAGTCGTCGGCCGCGACGGCTAAGCAGGAAGCCAATGAGGTGTTGCAGGATCTACTCATAGAGTGGTTCAAGCCGCAATATGGCTTGAAACTGGCTGGTAGCTAG
- a CDS encoding DnaJ-related protein SCJ1 gives MLINFSILALACLVLAVAAQDYYKLLEVDRDASERDLKKAYRRLSKKYHPDKNPDDEAAAKKFVEVSEAYETLSDEEMRRVYNQYGAEGVKQRKQQQQGGGGGRNPFDIFNQFFGGGGHFGHGQRRGPNMEVRVAFPLKDFYTGAVHEFKIEKQVVCDSCSGTGAEDDSRHQCEQCGGQGMVIRKQMLAPGIFQQMQMQCDKCGGRGQIIKHKCKKCKGERVVRAEEAFDISVEKGMPRGVRVNYENEGDESPDWQAGDLVVHLTEQEPVLDEKSKTDGTFFRRKDLNLFWREVLSLREAWMGDWTRNLTHLDGHTVQLSRKRGQVIQPGHVDVIEGEGMPAWNWRGDGPEYGALHVEYVVVLPDQMESGMEKDFWATWEKYRKKRVDLHKDTGRPDPVLKHDEL, from the exons ATGCTGATCAACTTCTCTATACTGGCACTGGCCTGTCTAGTCCTCGCAGTCGCCGCACAAGATTACTATAAG CTCCTCGAAGTCGACCGCGATGCCTCGGAACGAGATCTCAAAAAAGCCTACAGACGTCTAAGCAAAAAGTACCACCCCGACAAGAACCCTGACGATGAAGCCGCCGCGAAGAAATTCGTCGAAGTCTCCGAAGCCTACGAGACCCTCTCCGACGAAGAGATGCGCCGAGTCTACAACCAATACGGAGCCGAGGGAGTAAAGCAACGCAAGCAGCAACAGCAAGGAGGCGGTGGTGGCAGGAACCCATTCGATATCTTCAACCAGTTCTTCGGTGGTGGAGGACACTTCGGGCATGGCCAAAGACGGGGACCCAACATGGAGGTGCGGGTCGCGTTCCCTCTGAAGGATTTCTACACGGGAGCAGTCCACGAGTTCAAGATTGAGAAGCAGGTCGTCTGTGATTCGTGCTCAGGGACGGGAGCAGAGGACGATTCACGGCATCAGTGCGAACAGTGTGGAGGGCAAGGAATGGTCATTCGCAAGCAAATGCTCGCACCAGGGATCTTCCAACAGATGCAGATGCAGTGTGACAAATGTGGTGGTCGCGGACAGATCATCAAGCATAAGTGTAAGAAGTGCAAGGGCGAAAGAGTCGTGCGCGCAGAAGAGGCTTTCGATATTTCAGTGGAGAAGGGTATGCCACGAGGCGTGAGAGTCAACTACGAGAATGAGGGAGATGAGTCGCCGGATTGGCAGGCGGGAGATCTGGTCGTGCATCTGACGGAGCAAGAGCCGGTGTTGGACGAGAAAAGTAAGACGGATGGCACATTCTTCCGACGGAAGGACCTGAACCTCTTCTGGCGCGAAGTGCTATCTCTACGGGAAGCATGGATGGGAGACTGGACACGAAACCTCACACATCTCGACGGCCACACCGTTCAGCTATCGCGGAAACGAGGACAAGTCATACAGCCTGGCCACGTGGACGTGATAGAAGGTGAGGGCATGCCAGCCTGGAACTGGCGAGGCGACGGACCCGAATATGGCGCGCTACACGTTGAGTACGTGGTAGTACTACCAGACCAGATGGAAAGCGGCATGGAGAAGGATTTCTGGGCGACGTGGGAGAAAtatagaaagaagagggtGGACCTGCATAAGGATACTGGGAGGCCGGACCCGGTGCTGAAGCATGATGAGTTATAG